A single genomic interval of Syngnathoides biaculeatus isolate LvHL_M chromosome 1, ASM1980259v1, whole genome shotgun sequence harbors:
- the LOC133507852 gene encoding MAP7 domain-containing protein 1-like isoform X2 — translation MDYKEFGHDFEQKLTLTDNSLPLQGDSQSIHSDDKCLGSVLLTPDDSAITDLSPKIESCTKAETPTEKDALCKIDKSAPGTSSSPQPKKDALNSEQRQKLAKQRREERARYIAAKKAQWLEKEEKARRLRESQLEDRRKKLEEQRLKAEKRRALLEEKQKQKLEKNKERYESAIKRSTKKTWAEIRQQRWSWAGGLNQTSRRETRSLRLSPWESRIVERLMTPTLSFLARSRSAATLLNNSDSYSHHCSRSASASPLNACSHHQHQNSAERWRLSSASTPDITQRQRQRNSTPVDKKKKEKKDKERENEKEKSALTKEKVQKKRQTGSPTTNTRRSLPESSTPKPRTRPPSPAPPKSRPLSPLAPAPGSKMPMGKKTPPPGSKTRPKRAQTPARVQPQTVTTVVVEASQEPKDSSNVSAAAPSASPTPSPPAVEASSGSAAKEDLPTPASSRVVNSASNLATPAATVAPSVTGTGRPSAGTNDPEEATRALAEKRRQAREQREREEQERQEQEHKNRILKEEAMARDAEERKRREEEARFMAEQQHLRDEAQRVEEEKEAKERAKAEQEENDRLQKQREEAEAKAREEAEQQRIEREKHFQKEEQERLERKKRLEEIMKRTRKSDAGEKKDVKASPQVDGKDTDLSKGENLLRPAASSSGPVVNGVQTAGHQNGVSANGEFDQVMQLNSGSNPTASQSGLVTVGEPFLMKAGPMKPQHVAEVL, via the exons CTCTGCCCTTGCAAGGTGACTCTCAGTCCATCCATAGTGATGACAAATGTTTGGGGAGCGTGCTTCTGACGCCAGACGACTCAGCAATCACGGACCTTTCCCCCAAAATTGAGTCTTGCACCAAAGCAGAAACCCCCACGGAGAAGGATGCTTTGTGCAAGATAGACAAGTCGGCCCCAGGAACTAGCAGCAGCCCTCAGCCCAAGAAAG ATGCTTTGAACTCAGAACAGCGACAGAAGCTCGCCAAGCAAAGGAGAGAGGAAAGAGCCAGATATATTG cggcaaagaaagctCAGTGGctggagaaggaggagaaggccCGGCGTTTGAGAGAGAGTCAGCTGGAGGACCGCAGGAAGAAGCTGGAGGAACAGAGACTGAAGGCTGAAAAACGCAGAGCTCTTCTGGAGGAGAAACAGAAGCAGAAACTAGAGAAGAATAAG GAGCGATATGAGTCAGCCATCAAGAGGTCGACAAAGAAGACGTGGGCCGAGATCCGTCAACAGAGATGGTCTTGGGCGGGTGGACTCAACCAGACCTCCCGCAGGGAAA CCCGCAGCCTGCGCCTGAGTCCGTGGGAGAGCAGGATCGTGGAGCGGCTCATGACGCCCACGCTATCCTTCCTGGCTCGCAGTCGCAGCGCCGCCACCCTCCTCAACAACAGTGACTCTT ACTCTCACCACTGCTCCCGTTCAGCTTCAGCCAGTCCCCTCAATGCCTGCTCCCACCACCAGCACCAGAACTCAGCGGAGCGCTGGAGGCTCTCCTCGGCCAGCACGCCCGACATCACCCAGCGCCAACGACAACGAAACTCCACACCA gttgacaaaaagaagaaagagaagaaggacaaggagagagagaatgagaaaGAGAAGAGCGCGCTCACAAAAGAGAAGGTGCAGAAGAAGAGACAGACCGGATCGCCCACCACAAACACAAGGAGATCCCTACCGGAGTCCAG CACCCCCAAGCCAAGAACCAGACCTCCGTCGCCCGCTCCTCCCAAAAGTCGTCCTTTATCGCCTTTGGCACCGGCGCCGGGTTCCAAGATGCCCATGGGTAAGAAGACACCGCCTCCTGGCTCCAAGACCCGACCCAAACGGGCCCAGACACCCGCCAGGGTGCAGCCCCAGACGGTCACTACGGTCGTCGTGGAAGCGAGCCAAGAACCAAAGG ACTCCAGTAATGTGTCGGCCGCTGCGCCAAGTGCATCGCCTACCCCCAGCCCACCAGCTGTTGAGGCCTCATCTGGTTCTGCGGCGAAAGAAGACCTCCccactccggcttcctctcgCGTCGTCAACTCCGCGAGCAATCTCGCCACCCCTGCCGCCACCGTCGCCCCCTCAGTCACAGGGACTGGCAGGCCGTCGGCTGGCACGAATGACCCCGAGGAGGCCACTCGCGCCCTGGCCGAAAAACGCAGACAAGCGCGGGAGCAGCGGGAGAGGGAGGAACAGGAGCGGCAAGAACAGGAGCACAAGAATAG GATCCTCAAGGAGGAGGCTATGGCACGCGATGCAGAGGAGAGGAAACGCAGAGAGGAGGAGGCCCGCTTCATGGCTGAGCAGCAGCATTTGAGGGACGAAGCCCAGCGAGttgaagaggagaaggaggccAAGGAGCGAGCCAAAGCTGAGCAGGAGGAGAACGACAGGCTGCAGAAACAG AGGGAGGAGGCCGAGGCCAAAGCGCGCGAAGAGGCCGAGCAGCAGCGCATTGAGAGAGAGAAACACTTCCAAAAAGAAGAGCAGGAGCGGCTAGAGAGAAAGAAG CGTCTTGAGGAGATCATGAAGAGGACTCGCAAGAGCGATGCCGGAGAAAAA AAGGATGTGAAGGCATCGCCACAGGTTGATGGAAAAGACACAGACCTCAGTAAAG GCGAAAACCTGCTGAGACCTGCCGCGAGCTCCTCCGGTCCCGTCGTGAACGGAGTCCAGACCGCCGGTCATCAGAACGGCGTGTCGGCCAACGGCGAATTTGATCAGGTGATGCAGCTGAACAGCGGCTCCAACCCCACCGCCTCCCAGAGTGGTCTGGTCACGGTAGGAGAGCCCTTCCTGATGAAAGCGGGCCCCATGAAGCCTCAGCACGTAGCAG AGGTCCTGTGA
- the LOC133507852 gene encoding MAP7 domain-containing protein 1-like isoform X1, protein MDYKEFGHDFEQKLTLTDNSLPLQGDSQSIHSDDKCLGSVLLTPDDSAITDLSPKIESCTKAETPTEKDALCKIDKSAPGTSSSPQPKKDALNSEQRQKLAKQRREERARYIEQQTQLQAAKKAQWLEKEEKARRLRESQLEDRRKKLEEQRLKAEKRRALLEEKQKQKLEKNKERYESAIKRSTKKTWAEIRQQRWSWAGGLNQTSRRETRSLRLSPWESRIVERLMTPTLSFLARSRSAATLLNNSDSYSHHCSRSASASPLNACSHHQHQNSAERWRLSSASTPDITQRQRQRNSTPVDKKKKEKKDKERENEKEKSALTKEKVQKKRQTGSPTTNTRRSLPESSTPKPRTRPPSPAPPKSRPLSPLAPAPGSKMPMGKKTPPPGSKTRPKRAQTPARVQPQTVTTVVVEASQEPKDSSNVSAAAPSASPTPSPPAVEASSGSAAKEDLPTPASSRVVNSASNLATPAATVAPSVTGTGRPSAGTNDPEEATRALAEKRRQAREQREREEQERQEQEHKNRILKEEAMARDAEERKRREEEARFMAEQQHLRDEAQRVEEEKEAKERAKAEQEENDRLQKQREEAEAKAREEAEQQRIEREKHFQKEEQERLERKKRLEEIMKRTRKSDAGEKKDVKASPQVDGKDTDLSKGENLLRPAASSSGPVVNGVQTAGHQNGVSANGEFDQVMQLNSGSNPTASQSGLVTVGEPFLMKAGPMKPQHVAEVL, encoded by the exons CTCTGCCCTTGCAAGGTGACTCTCAGTCCATCCATAGTGATGACAAATGTTTGGGGAGCGTGCTTCTGACGCCAGACGACTCAGCAATCACGGACCTTTCCCCCAAAATTGAGTCTTGCACCAAAGCAGAAACCCCCACGGAGAAGGATGCTTTGTGCAAGATAGACAAGTCGGCCCCAGGAACTAGCAGCAGCCCTCAGCCCAAGAAAG ATGCTTTGAACTCAGAACAGCGACAGAAGCTCGCCAAGCAAAGGAGAGAGGAAAGAGCCAGATATATTG AACAGCAAACACAGCTGCAAG cggcaaagaaagctCAGTGGctggagaaggaggagaaggccCGGCGTTTGAGAGAGAGTCAGCTGGAGGACCGCAGGAAGAAGCTGGAGGAACAGAGACTGAAGGCTGAAAAACGCAGAGCTCTTCTGGAGGAGAAACAGAAGCAGAAACTAGAGAAGAATAAG GAGCGATATGAGTCAGCCATCAAGAGGTCGACAAAGAAGACGTGGGCCGAGATCCGTCAACAGAGATGGTCTTGGGCGGGTGGACTCAACCAGACCTCCCGCAGGGAAA CCCGCAGCCTGCGCCTGAGTCCGTGGGAGAGCAGGATCGTGGAGCGGCTCATGACGCCCACGCTATCCTTCCTGGCTCGCAGTCGCAGCGCCGCCACCCTCCTCAACAACAGTGACTCTT ACTCTCACCACTGCTCCCGTTCAGCTTCAGCCAGTCCCCTCAATGCCTGCTCCCACCACCAGCACCAGAACTCAGCGGAGCGCTGGAGGCTCTCCTCGGCCAGCACGCCCGACATCACCCAGCGCCAACGACAACGAAACTCCACACCA gttgacaaaaagaagaaagagaagaaggacaaggagagagagaatgagaaaGAGAAGAGCGCGCTCACAAAAGAGAAGGTGCAGAAGAAGAGACAGACCGGATCGCCCACCACAAACACAAGGAGATCCCTACCGGAGTCCAG CACCCCCAAGCCAAGAACCAGACCTCCGTCGCCCGCTCCTCCCAAAAGTCGTCCTTTATCGCCTTTGGCACCGGCGCCGGGTTCCAAGATGCCCATGGGTAAGAAGACACCGCCTCCTGGCTCCAAGACCCGACCCAAACGGGCCCAGACACCCGCCAGGGTGCAGCCCCAGACGGTCACTACGGTCGTCGTGGAAGCGAGCCAAGAACCAAAGG ACTCCAGTAATGTGTCGGCCGCTGCGCCAAGTGCATCGCCTACCCCCAGCCCACCAGCTGTTGAGGCCTCATCTGGTTCTGCGGCGAAAGAAGACCTCCccactccggcttcctctcgCGTCGTCAACTCCGCGAGCAATCTCGCCACCCCTGCCGCCACCGTCGCCCCCTCAGTCACAGGGACTGGCAGGCCGTCGGCTGGCACGAATGACCCCGAGGAGGCCACTCGCGCCCTGGCCGAAAAACGCAGACAAGCGCGGGAGCAGCGGGAGAGGGAGGAACAGGAGCGGCAAGAACAGGAGCACAAGAATAG GATCCTCAAGGAGGAGGCTATGGCACGCGATGCAGAGGAGAGGAAACGCAGAGAGGAGGAGGCCCGCTTCATGGCTGAGCAGCAGCATTTGAGGGACGAAGCCCAGCGAGttgaagaggagaaggaggccAAGGAGCGAGCCAAAGCTGAGCAGGAGGAGAACGACAGGCTGCAGAAACAG AGGGAGGAGGCCGAGGCCAAAGCGCGCGAAGAGGCCGAGCAGCAGCGCATTGAGAGAGAGAAACACTTCCAAAAAGAAGAGCAGGAGCGGCTAGAGAGAAAGAAG CGTCTTGAGGAGATCATGAAGAGGACTCGCAAGAGCGATGCCGGAGAAAAA AAGGATGTGAAGGCATCGCCACAGGTTGATGGAAAAGACACAGACCTCAGTAAAG GCGAAAACCTGCTGAGACCTGCCGCGAGCTCCTCCGGTCCCGTCGTGAACGGAGTCCAGACCGCCGGTCATCAGAACGGCGTGTCGGCCAACGGCGAATTTGATCAGGTGATGCAGCTGAACAGCGGCTCCAACCCCACCGCCTCCCAGAGTGGTCTGGTCACGGTAGGAGAGCCCTTCCTGATGAAAGCGGGCCCCATGAAGCCTCAGCACGTAGCAG AGGTCCTGTGA